A genomic segment from Streptomyces antibioticus encodes:
- a CDS encoding SMI1/KNR4 family protein, which yields MIDGTRTWTDVRRRVTELGARPASGEVFGAHGHGWELADPLTEAQLTDLETQLGVRLPEEYRSFLREVGAGGVGPAYGLFPVRRVDGRWRWEGDGADLADLTLLSHPFPEHGPDPETVAALLAERPDEEEYADRDDLDAFDDAYEAWEERWYEGPLFAPERTAGAIPICHLGCAQREWLVVTGVHRGTVWSDPRADDLDLEPLHTTFADWYLDWLEKAETETGESAASTRR from the coding sequence ATGATCGACGGGACACGGACATGGACGGACGTCCGGCGACGCGTGACGGAGCTGGGCGCGCGGCCGGCGAGCGGTGAGGTCTTCGGGGCGCACGGCCACGGGTGGGAGCTGGCCGACCCGCTCACCGAGGCACAGCTCACCGACCTGGAGACGCAGCTCGGGGTACGGCTGCCGGAGGAGTACCGCTCCTTCCTGCGGGAGGTCGGAGCGGGCGGCGTGGGCCCGGCGTACGGGCTCTTCCCGGTCCGGCGGGTGGACGGCCGCTGGCGCTGGGAGGGCGACGGCGCGGACCTCGCCGACCTCACCCTGCTGTCCCACCCGTTCCCCGAACACGGCCCGGACCCGGAGACGGTGGCCGCGCTCCTCGCCGAACGCCCCGACGAGGAGGAGTACGCGGACAGGGACGACCTCGACGCCTTCGACGACGCCTACGAGGCGTGGGAGGAACGCTGGTACGAGGGCCCGCTGTTCGCCCCCGAGCGCACGGCCGGGGCGATACCGATCTGCCACCTCGGCTGCGCCCAGCGCGAATGGCTCGTCGTCACCGGCGTCCACCGAGGCACCGTCTGGTCCGACCCCCGGGCCGACGACCTGGACCTCGAACCCCTCCACACGACCTTCGCCGACTGGTACCTGGACTGGCTGGAGAAGGCCGAGACGGAGACGGGGGAGTCCGCCGCGTCCACCCGGCGCTGA
- a CDS encoding macrolide family glycosyltransferase, with the protein MSGTSPSHIAFVNLPMQGHVNPTLGVVEALVRRGHRVTYAITEDFVHPVKAAGAEPVLYPVDRGDGSEPPERLSEGLALAVHVSLGSLPALTRAWAGDRPDLIVHDVYGFAGLVLGAQWDIPAVLFSPTHLNYDGIIPELFDGTPDLTALPGYSALAAAFTERGLDSALIRRTEAPPYAVATLPRAFQRRPETVRARRVAYVGPALDDRSYQGSWQPPYPGAPVLLISLGSQFTRRPDFYRACVEAFADGDHHVVMAVGQGVPVSQLGPLPANFEVHEQVPQLAVLGHADAFVTHAGMGGTMEAVHHGVPMVAVPQMAEQRVNARQIEDLRLGVHLPREEATPAALRDAVRRVTSDPRIRAGISALRSELACAGGASAAVELIEEALGHPR; encoded by the coding sequence GTGTCTGGCACGAGTCCCTCTCACATCGCCTTCGTCAACCTGCCGATGCAGGGGCACGTCAACCCGACCCTGGGCGTGGTCGAGGCGCTCGTACGGCGGGGCCACCGGGTCACCTACGCGATCACCGAGGACTTCGTGCACCCGGTGAAGGCGGCGGGCGCGGAGCCGGTGCTGTACCCGGTGGACCGGGGCGACGGCTCGGAGCCTCCGGAGCGGCTGTCCGAGGGCCTGGCCCTGGCCGTCCATGTCTCCCTGGGCTCCCTCCCGGCGCTCACCCGTGCCTGGGCCGGCGACCGGCCCGACCTGATCGTCCACGACGTCTACGGTTTCGCGGGCCTCGTCCTCGGCGCGCAGTGGGACATCCCGGCGGTCCTCTTCTCCCCCACCCACCTCAACTACGACGGCATCATCCCGGAACTCTTCGACGGCACCCCGGACCTGACCGCCCTGCCCGGCTACTCCGCCCTCGCGGCCGCCTTCACGGAACGCGGTCTGGACAGCGCCCTCATCCGGCGGACCGAGGCCCCGCCGTACGCGGTCGCCACGCTGCCCCGGGCCTTCCAGCGCCGCCCGGAGACGGTGCGGGCGCGGCGGGTCGCCTACGTCGGTCCGGCTCTGGACGACCGTTCGTACCAGGGGTCCTGGCAGCCGCCGTACCCGGGCGCGCCGGTGCTGCTGATCTCCCTGGGCTCACAGTTCACCCGGCGGCCGGACTTCTACCGGGCGTGCGTGGAGGCGTTCGCGGACGGCGACCACCATGTGGTGATGGCGGTGGGCCAGGGGGTTCCCGTGTCCCAACTCGGCCCGCTCCCCGCTAACTTCGAGGTGCACGAGCAGGTGCCGCAGCTCGCCGTCCTCGGCCACGCGGACGCGTTCGTCACGCACGCGGGGATGGGCGGCACGATGGAGGCCGTCCACCACGGCGTCCCGATGGTGGCGGTTCCGCAGATGGCCGAGCAGCGGGTCAACGCCCGGCAGATTGAGGACCTACGGCTCGGCGTGCACCTCCCGCGCGAGGAGGCGACCCCGGCGGCGCTGCGTGACGCGGTACGGCGGGTGACGTCCGATCCGCGGATCCGGGCGGGAATCTCGGCCCTGCGGTCCGAACTCGCCTGTGCGGGAGGGGCGTCGGCGGCGGTCGAACTGATCGAGGAGGCCCTCGGCCACCCCCGCTGA
- a CDS encoding wax ester/triacylglycerol synthase domain-containing protein: MPGAGARLPFMEEGMARWPFGPPNAGVALDFTGTPPTPAELRNLVAERWAGVPRLGQTLVRDRRGARRHRWLPADAHGHRADPSEHLRHDDVTLPDAVGTWFHTPFPDGRPAWDLHLLRGTADGDFTLLFRMHHSLCDGRSVTTLLRALLDGAPPVDVPASLAEPGPLRRTPVGGPGVFTVGLPVPLPAKGDRAPAYTVVRLPPDEVRAARLAHSADGHRGATTNEVFLAAVSGVLRSCLLRGPGADPDGASRQVWLSVPVDQRPPDNGDFLGNAFTNVRVPAPVSLPDPAARLAACAGLLTTTIRRRSAVERLVEGLVTALPGTTAALARDRLFAPDYAPAACSYVHLREGGRTLAGRRLRAVNLVPMIPPADTVTFALGGCARGHTLSVTTNSGAEDAELLAEEFLHELRSLGRSGSGGCYVPGP; the protein is encoded by the coding sequence ATGCCCGGAGCCGGAGCACGCCTGCCCTTCATGGAGGAGGGCATGGCCCGTTGGCCGTTCGGCCCGCCCAACGCCGGGGTCGCCCTGGACTTCACGGGCACCCCGCCCACCCCCGCCGAACTGCGGAACCTGGTCGCCGAGCGATGGGCCGGCGTGCCCCGGCTGGGGCAGACGCTGGTCCGCGACCGGCGCGGCGCCCGCCGGCACCGCTGGCTCCCGGCGGACGCCCACGGCCACCGCGCTGATCCTTCCGAGCACCTCCGCCACGACGACGTCACGCTCCCCGACGCCGTCGGCACCTGGTTCCACACCCCCTTCCCCGACGGCCGCCCGGCCTGGGACCTCCACCTCCTGCGCGGCACCGCGGACGGCGACTTCACCCTGCTGTTCCGGATGCACCACAGCCTCTGCGACGGCCGCTCCGTCACCACCCTCCTGCGCGCCCTCCTCGACGGCGCCCCGCCCGTGGACGTCCCGGCGTCCCTCGCGGAGCCAGGACCGCTGCGGCGCACGCCCGTCGGCGGTCCCGGCGTGTTCACCGTCGGACTGCCGGTGCCCCTCCCCGCCAAGGGCGACCGCGCACCCGCGTACACGGTTGTCCGCCTCCCGCCCGACGAGGTCCGGGCCGCACGGCTCGCGCACAGCGCCGACGGGCACCGCGGCGCCACGACCAACGAGGTGTTCCTCGCCGCCGTCTCGGGCGTCCTGCGGTCCTGCCTCCTCAGGGGCCCAGGCGCCGACCCGGACGGCGCCTCCCGTCAGGTCTGGCTCTCCGTCCCCGTCGACCAACGCCCGCCGGACAACGGCGACTTCCTCGGCAACGCCTTCACGAACGTCCGCGTCCCGGCGCCCGTCTCCCTCCCCGACCCGGCCGCGCGGCTCGCCGCCTGCGCCGGACTGCTCACCACCACGATCCGACGCCGTAGCGCGGTGGAACGGCTCGTCGAGGGCCTCGTCACGGCCCTCCCCGGCACCACCGCGGCGCTGGCCCGCGACCGCCTCTTCGCCCCCGACTACGCTCCCGCCGCCTGTAGTTACGTCCATCTGCGCGAGGGCGGCCGCACCCTCGCCGGACGCCGGCTGCGCGCGGTGAACCTCGTGCCGATGATCCCGCCGGCCGACACGGTCACCTTCGCGCTGGGCGGCTGCGCCCGCGGCCACACCCTCAGCGTGACGACCAACTCCGGTGCCGAGGACGCCGAGTTGCTGGCGGAGGAGTTCCTGCACGAGCTGCGCTCGCTCGGACGGTCCGGCAGCGGCGGGTGCTACGTTCCCGGTCCATGA
- a CDS encoding signal peptidase I gives MNDNDDTVYVGNAGKDAALDRGWLLGHFKDPADPRHSEDVEIKWGVHPRGDERAHWVTGEERTALLVLVSGRFRVELPGRTVLLAEQGDYVVWGRGVGHSWYAEEESVVLTVRWPSLPGYATSP, from the coding sequence ATGAACGACAACGACGACACGGTGTACGTCGGCAACGCGGGCAAGGACGCCGCCCTGGACCGGGGTTGGCTCCTCGGCCACTTCAAGGACCCCGCCGATCCCCGGCACAGCGAGGACGTCGAGATCAAGTGGGGCGTCCACCCGCGCGGCGACGAGCGCGCCCACTGGGTGACCGGCGAGGAACGCACCGCCCTGCTGGTCCTCGTCAGCGGCCGCTTCCGCGTCGAACTCCCGGGCCGCACCGTCCTCCTCGCCGAACAGGGCGACTACGTGGTCTGGGGCCGGGGCGTCGGCCACTCCTGGTACGCGGAGGAGGAGTCGGTCGTCCTGACCGTGCGCTGGCCGTCGCTCCCCGGATACGCCACGAGCCCCTGA
- a CDS encoding phosphoribosylanthranilate isomerase translates to MSDSSDHLFVKICGLKTERDVDTAVESGADAVGFVFSASPRRIDPATAARLCRRVPEHVLTVGVFRDEPLADVRSVAAEAGIRAVQLHGSEGREYYDDLGAGGWTLIRAAAFGDTVPRCGEMGEDLLLLDAPVPGSGVAWDWSGGPAPAPGEKWLLAGGLTPENVRAAVDAARPWGVDVSSGVEATRGVKDPALIRSFVAVARGGA, encoded by the coding sequence GTGAGCGACTCCAGTGATCACCTCTTCGTCAAGATCTGCGGGCTGAAGACCGAGCGGGACGTGGACACCGCCGTCGAGTCCGGCGCGGACGCCGTCGGGTTCGTCTTCTCCGCCAGCCCGCGCCGGATCGACCCCGCGACGGCCGCACGGCTGTGCCGGCGAGTGCCGGAGCACGTGCTGACGGTCGGCGTCTTCCGCGACGAGCCGCTGGCCGACGTCCGGTCCGTCGCCGCCGAGGCGGGCATCAGGGCCGTCCAGCTCCACGGCTCCGAGGGCCGGGAGTACTACGACGACCTGGGCGCCGGCGGCTGGACGCTGATCCGCGCGGCGGCGTTCGGCGACACGGTGCCGCGCTGCGGGGAGATGGGCGAGGACCTGCTGCTCCTCGACGCGCCGGTGCCGGGTTCCGGTGTCGCCTGGGACTGGTCCGGCGGCCCCGCGCCCGCCCCGGGCGAGAAGTGGCTGCTCGCCGGCGGTCTCACCCCGGAGAACGTACGGGCCGCCGTCGACGCGGCCCGCCCCTGGGGCGTCGACGTCTCCAGCGGCGTCGAGGCGACCCGCGGTGTGAAGGACCCGGCCCTGATCAGATCGTTCGTGGCGGTGGCGCGCGGCGGCGCGTGA
- a CDS encoding three-helix bundle dimerization domain-containing protein, with amino-acid sequence MPPTTSQGQGEQGQGELGQGEQGLGESDAVRDVVGRLLLAYDFLDTATVEAAVRDAYEVFRDARVRAFVPILTERRARAALDAYRAGAGDQPLAPRLRSSARAIASASVSASAMANPNASAR; translated from the coding sequence ATGCCGCCTACGACCTCGCAGGGACAGGGAGAGCAGGGGCAGGGAGAGCTGGGACAGGGAGAGCAGGGACTGGGGGAGTCCGACGCCGTACGCGATGTCGTGGGGCGTCTGCTCCTCGCCTACGACTTCCTCGACACCGCCACCGTCGAGGCGGCGGTCCGGGACGCGTACGAGGTCTTCCGGGACGCCCGGGTCCGCGCCTTCGTCCCGATCCTCACCGAACGCCGGGCCCGGGCCGCCCTCGACGCGTACCGAGCGGGAGCGGGGGATCAGCCCTTGGCGCCCCGGCTCCGCTCCTCCGCCCGCGCGATCGCCTCCGCCTCGGTCTCGGCCAGCGCGATGGCGAACCCGAACGCCTCGGCGAGATGA
- a CDS encoding carboxymuconolactone decarboxylase family protein translates to MATDSEAPVLETLAAMTVDSLERCGLDDETLIVTRLAALVAMDAPAVSYLAHIDPAIKAGMTVERLQDVLVAIAPVVGTARVMSAAGHLAEAFGFAIALAETEAEAIARAEERSRGAKG, encoded by the coding sequence ATGGCCACTGATTCCGAGGCGCCCGTCCTCGAAACGCTCGCCGCCATGACCGTCGACTCGCTCGAACGGTGCGGACTGGACGACGAGACGCTGATCGTCACCCGGCTCGCGGCCCTCGTGGCGATGGACGCCCCGGCGGTGTCGTACCTGGCCCACATCGATCCCGCGATCAAGGCCGGGATGACGGTCGAGCGGCTCCAGGACGTCCTGGTCGCGATCGCCCCCGTGGTGGGCACCGCGCGCGTGATGTCCGCCGCCGGTCATCTCGCCGAGGCGTTCGGGTTCGCCATCGCGCTGGCCGAGACCGAGGCGGAGGCGATCGCGCGGGCGGAGGAGCGGAGCCGGGGCGCCAAGGGCTGA
- a CDS encoding VOC family protein: MASRLNPYLSFSGDARQALEFYQEVFGGTLNLNTFGDFGQAGTPHADQIMHGMLETPGGFTLMGADTPPGMEQTAGDNFSVSLSGDDDAELRGWWEKLSAGGTVSVPLEKQMWGDVFGMCKDRFGIPWMVDIAQPR; the protein is encoded by the coding sequence ATGGCCTCGCGACTCAACCCCTACCTCAGCTTCTCGGGCGACGCCCGGCAGGCGCTGGAGTTCTACCAGGAGGTCTTCGGCGGCACGCTGAACCTCAACACCTTCGGCGACTTCGGCCAGGCCGGCACCCCGCACGCCGACCAGATCATGCACGGCATGCTGGAGACCCCGGGCGGGTTCACCCTGATGGGCGCCGACACGCCGCCGGGCATGGAGCAGACGGCGGGCGACAACTTCTCCGTGAGCCTGAGCGGTGACGACGACGCCGAACTGCGCGGCTGGTGGGAGAAGCTGTCCGCCGGCGGCACGGTGTCCGTACCGCTGGAGAAGCAGATGTGGGGCGATGTGTTCGGCATGTGCAAGGACCGCTTCGGCATCCCGTGGATGGTCGACATCGCCCAGCCCCGCTGA
- a CDS encoding DUF4287 domain-containing protein, with product MTDAVKGPASYFPSIEKKYGRPVAEWKDLIRASPLTRHMELVTWLKSEHGLGHGHANALVAHTLAERAGS from the coding sequence ATGACCGACGCCGTGAAGGGCCCCGCGAGCTACTTCCCCTCCATCGAGAAGAAGTACGGCCGGCCGGTCGCCGAGTGGAAGGACCTCATCCGCGCCTCGCCGCTGACCCGGCACATGGAACTGGTGACCTGGCTGAAGTCCGAGCACGGTCTCGGGCACGGTCACGCCAACGCCCTCGTCGCCCACACGCTCGCGGAGCGCGCCGGGTCGTGA
- a CDS encoding inositol monophosphatase family protein, which produces MTGARAGTHRWREETFVDLDRALAVATELAAWAAETIRDAGTGAPYGAASVRQKDGPADIVTDTDEAVETHVRRVLAEAFPGHGIVGEEYGTTEGRPDAPHWVVDPVDGTTNFAHGLGWCSFSLGLAAPDGAPLLGVVADPWRGETFTAVRGRGARLNGAPVRAAGHTTLTGHVFLTEWAAHAHWPGMDALLAELAARHCTVRVMGSTALSLVQVAAGRATAAAIGEFHPVDGLPALLIAQEAGALALPGLPAYDEPLLLSAPGAAEEAARVWSRCRPR; this is translated from the coding sequence ATGACCGGCGCGCGAGCGGGAACTCATCGGTGGAGAGAGGAGACGTTCGTGGATCTGGACCGCGCGCTCGCCGTCGCCACGGAACTGGCCGCCTGGGCGGCGGAGACGATCCGCGACGCCGGGACCGGCGCCCCGTACGGTGCCGCGTCGGTACGCCAGAAGGACGGCCCCGCCGACATCGTCACGGACACCGACGAGGCGGTGGAGACGCACGTCAGGAGGGTGCTGGCCGAGGCGTTCCCCGGACACGGGATCGTGGGCGAGGAGTACGGCACCACGGAGGGCCGCCCCGACGCCCCGCACTGGGTGGTCGACCCGGTGGACGGTACGACCAACTTCGCGCACGGCCTCGGCTGGTGTTCCTTCTCGCTGGGCCTGGCCGCGCCCGACGGCGCACCGCTGCTGGGCGTGGTGGCGGATCCGTGGCGCGGCGAGACGTTCACCGCGGTCCGCGGCCGAGGCGCCCGTCTGAACGGCGCCCCGGTGCGCGCCGCCGGTCATACCACGCTGACCGGCCATGTCTTTCTCACCGAGTGGGCCGCGCACGCCCACTGGCCGGGCATGGACGCGCTGCTCGCGGAACTGGCGGCCCGCCACTGCACCGTGCGGGTGATGGGCTCGACGGCCCTGTCGCTGGTCCAGGTGGCGGCGGGACGGGCGACGGCGGCGGCGATCGGTGAGTTCCACCCGGTCGACGGGCTGCCGGCCCTGCTGATCGCCCAGGAGGCGGGCGCGCTCGCGCTGCCCGGCCTTCCCGCCTACGACGAGCCCTTGCTGCTGTCGGCGCCGGGCGCGGCGGAGGAGGCGGCGCGGGTCTGGTCCCGCTGTCGGCCCCGCTGA
- a CDS encoding DUF5994 family protein → MTDVTGTPAEGASPYRARTYRMPVARLALAPGSGGGRGPLDGAWWPRCDLLELELPALLGSLAPGLGAVVRVTVDAVAWPDAPRTVRAPGRVVEVALSAVDAEAHAIALHYGTADRRQLLVIPPRESLAAATWLLATASDPLNALTATHMLALAQAEFEADFDRDFDGRNFDGRGFDSGRESDGDDG, encoded by the coding sequence ATGACGGACGTCACCGGCACGCCGGCCGAGGGTGCTTCGCCGTACCGCGCACGGACCTATCGGATGCCCGTGGCCCGGCTGGCCCTCGCCCCGGGCTCCGGCGGCGGCCGGGGCCCGCTGGACGGGGCCTGGTGGCCGCGCTGCGACCTTCTCGAACTGGAGCTGCCCGCGCTGCTCGGCTCACTGGCCCCGGGCCTCGGGGCCGTCGTACGGGTCACCGTGGACGCCGTCGCCTGGCCCGACGCCCCGCGTACGGTGCGGGCGCCCGGCCGGGTCGTCGAGGTGGCCCTGTCGGCCGTCGACGCCGAGGCGCACGCCATCGCCCTCCACTACGGCACCGCGGACCGCCGTCAGCTACTGGTCATCCCGCCCCGCGAATCCCTCGCGGCGGCGACCTGGCTGCTGGCCACGGCCTCCGATCCGCTGAACGCCCTGACCGCCACGCACATGCTGGCGCTCGCCCAGGCGGAGTTCGAGGCGGACTTCGACAGAGACTTCGACGGCAGAAACTTCGACGGCAGAGGCTTCGACAGCGGCCGGGAGTCCGACGGCGACGACGGATGA
- a CDS encoding CBS domain-containing protein, which translates to MYALGPQVDDHMTVDVALSVLIGARVPHLLLRDDDGRCAGLVTRAQLAAHRGGSWYSDRTRLRDIPLDRGPFTSSATVLGEAEDAMRVRTQDVSPVVDEHGYALGVLSLPL; encoded by the coding sequence ATGTACGCCCTCGGCCCGCAGGTCGACGACCACATGACCGTCGACGTGGCCCTGTCCGTCCTCATCGGCGCACGCGTCCCGCACCTGCTCCTGCGGGACGACGACGGCCGGTGCGCGGGACTGGTCACGCGGGCCCAGCTCGCCGCCCACCGCGGCGGCTCCTGGTACAGCGACCGCACCCGGCTGCGGGACATCCCGCTCGACCGCGGGCCGTTCACCTCGTCCGCGACCGTGCTCGGCGAGGCGGAGGACGCCATGCGGGTGCGGACCCAGGACGTCTCGCCCGTCGTCGACGAGCACGGCTATGCCCTGGGCGTCCTCAGCCTTCCTCTGTGA
- a CDS encoding DEAD/DEAH box helicase, with amino-acid sequence MNRTRRTGGSDRLRADRTDRSSTRTAGSARVGRSRAQEPGRQGSRPGTGRSSGRRPGASARRQEFAPPVTLTEPLPAVETFAELAMPARLLAALGAEGVTVPFPIQAATLPNALAGRDVLGRGRTGSGKTLAFGLAVLARLDGRRAQPRQPLALVLVPTRELAQQVTDALTPYARALRLRIATVVGGMSLGRQASVLRGGAEVVVATPGRLKDLIERGDCRLDQVEVTVLDEADQMADMGFMPQVTALLDQVADGGQRLLFSATLDRNIDLLVRRYLHDPVVHSVDPSAGAVTTMEHHLLHLREDDKHAAATEIAAREGRVIMFLDTKHAVDRLAKHLLSVGVRASALHGGKSQPQRNRTLSQFKDGHVTVLVATNVAARGIHVDNLDLVVNVDPPTDHKDYLHRGGRTARAGESGTVVTLVLPHQRRTMDRLMADAGITARTARVRPGEAELSRITGARTPSGVPVTVTAPATPSAGGRSERAGSGRSRRARAAGRGGGGGRGANGGRGGSGANGSGGNGGGAGGTRTAARTRRPAPRDTP; translated from the coding sequence ATGAACCGCACCCGCCGAACCGGTGGCTCCGACCGCCTCCGCGCCGACCGCACCGACCGCAGTTCCACCCGTACGGCGGGATCGGCCCGCGTCGGCCGCTCCCGTGCCCAGGAGCCGGGCCGGCAGGGTTCCCGCCCGGGCACCGGCCGCTCCAGCGGCCGACGGCCCGGCGCCTCCGCCCGCCGGCAGGAGTTCGCCCCGCCGGTCACCCTCACCGAACCGCTGCCCGCGGTCGAGACGTTCGCCGAACTCGCCATGCCCGCACGGCTGCTGGCGGCCCTCGGCGCCGAGGGCGTGACCGTGCCCTTCCCGATCCAGGCGGCCACCCTGCCGAACGCGCTGGCCGGCCGGGACGTCCTGGGCCGCGGGCGCACCGGCTCGGGCAAGACCCTCGCCTTCGGCCTCGCCGTCCTGGCCCGGCTCGACGGACGGCGGGCCCAGCCCCGTCAGCCGCTCGCGCTGGTCCTCGTCCCCACCCGGGAACTGGCCCAGCAGGTCACCGACGCGCTCACCCCGTACGCCCGCGCCCTGCGGCTGCGGATCGCCACGGTCGTGGGCGGCATGTCCCTCGGCCGCCAGGCGAGCGTGCTGCGCGGCGGCGCCGAGGTCGTCGTCGCCACGCCCGGCCGCCTCAAGGACCTCATCGAGCGCGGCGACTGCCGGCTGGACCAGGTCGAGGTCACCGTCCTCGACGAGGCCGACCAGATGGCCGACATGGGCTTCATGCCGCAGGTGACCGCGCTGCTCGACCAGGTCGCCGACGGCGGCCAGCGGCTGCTGTTCTCGGCCACCCTGGACCGCAACATCGACCTCCTGGTGCGGCGCTATCTGCACGACCCGGTGGTGCACTCGGTCGACCCGTCCGCGGGCGCCGTCACCACCATGGAGCACCATCTGCTGCACCTGCGCGAGGACGACAAGCACGCCGCCGCGACCGAGATCGCCGCCCGCGAGGGCCGAGTGATCATGTTCCTGGACACCAAGCACGCGGTGGACCGGCTGGCCAAGCACCTGCTGTCGGTCGGCGTGCGGGCCTCGGCGCTGCACGGCGGCAAGTCCCAGCCGCAGCGCAACCGGACGCTCTCGCAGTTCAAGGACGGCCATGTCACCGTCCTGGTGGCGACCAACGTCGCCGCCCGCGGCATCCACGTCGACAACCTCGACCTCGTCGTCAACGTCGACCCGCCCACCGACCACAAGGACTACCTGCACCGCGGCGGCCGTACGGCACGGGCCGGCGAGTCCGGCACGGTCGTCACCCTCGTCCTGCCGCACCAGCGCCGCACGATGGACCGGCTGATGGCCGACGCCGGCATCACGGCACGTACCGCCCGGGTCCGCCCCGGCGAGGCCGAGCTGAGCCGCATCACCGGCGCCCGCACCCCCTCCGGGGTGCCCGTCACGGTCACCGCGCCCGCCACGCCGTCCGCCGGCGGGCGGAGCGAGCGCGCGGGATCCGGGCGCAGCCGCAGGGCACGGGCCGCCGGTCGCGGTGGCGGCGGCGGGCGCGGTGCGAACGGCGGCCGTGGTGGCAGTGGCGCCAACGGCAGCGGCGGCAACGGCGGTGGCGCGGGCGGCACGCGGACCGCGGCCCGGACCCGGCGTCCCGCCCCGAGGGACACCCCGTAG
- a CDS encoding cold-shock protein: MASGTVKWFNSEKGFGFIEQEGGGPDVFAHYSNIATSGFRELQEGQKVTFDVTQGQKGPQAENIVPA; the protein is encoded by the coding sequence ATGGCATCTGGCACCGTGAAGTGGTTCAACTCGGAAAAGGGCTTCGGCTTCATCGAGCAGGAGGGTGGCGGCCCGGACGTGTTCGCCCACTACTCGAACATCGCCACGTCTGGTTTCCGTGAGCTTCAGGAAGGCCAGAAGGTTACCTTCGACGTCACGCAGGGCCAGAAGGGCCCGCAGGCCGAGAACATCGTTCCCGCCTGA
- a CDS encoding MerR family transcriptional regulator: MPAEKTPAAGNLDDDDYPAYTMGRAADLLGTTPAFLRAVGEAELITPLRSEGGHRRYSRRQLRIAARARELVDQGTPIEAACRIVSLEDQLDDALRQNQDMRRRLDENRANI; encoded by the coding sequence ATGCCCGCTGAGAAGACCCCGGCCGCCGGGAATCTCGATGACGACGACTACCCCGCGTACACCATGGGGCGGGCCGCCGACCTCCTCGGCACCACTCCCGCCTTCCTGCGGGCGGTCGGCGAGGCCGAACTGATCACCCCGCTGCGTTCGGAGGGCGGCCACCGCCGGTACTCGCGCCGCCAGTTGCGCATCGCGGCCCGCGCCCGCGAGCTGGTCGACCAGGGCACGCCCATCGAGGCCGCGTGCCGGATCGTCTCACTGGAGGACCAGCTCGACGACGCCCTCCGGCAGAACCAGGACATGCGCCGGCGGCTCGACGAGAACCGCGCGAATATCTAG
- a CDS encoding PRC-barrel domain-containing protein encodes MMHAADVREWRDHDVVDAKGKKIGVLEAVYVDTATDEPAMATVRTGLPTRQRLVFVPLDDAVLGPDYLRVPHGKGKVRKAPSIGTDDILPAEQEESVFLYYDMAYRPGVNGERQLARR; translated from the coding sequence ATGATGCATGCCGCGGACGTCAGGGAGTGGCGGGACCACGACGTGGTCGACGCCAAGGGAAAGAAGATCGGCGTCCTCGAAGCCGTCTACGTGGACACGGCCACCGACGAGCCGGCCATGGCGACGGTCCGCACCGGCCTGCCCACCCGCCAGCGCCTGGTCTTCGTCCCGCTCGACGACGCCGTCCTCGGACCCGACTACCTCAGGGTCCCGCACGGCAAGGGCAAGGTCCGCAAGGCCCCCTCGATCGGGACGGACGACATCCTGCCCGCGGAGCAGGAGGAGTCGGTCTTCCTCTACTACGACATGGCGTACCGGCCGGGGGTCAACGGTGAACGTCAACTCGCCCGCCGCTGA